The following coding sequences are from one Ornithodoros turicata isolate Travis chromosome 1, ASM3712646v1, whole genome shotgun sequence window:
- the LOC135377762 gene encoding dual specificity protein phosphatase 3-like, with protein sequence MTCFAPSSHSVMKGLHQILVEVKPELRPLPGVALLSNVYGRKTPPADRYSYGIDCDEVFPGIFVGDEGAARNKDYLRGLGVTHVLNTAEGYQFGQVDTTKEFYASHHIEYLGLRLIDMPQEDISAHFDKSAEFIESCLERKGKVLVHCRMGMSRSATITIAYLMIKKGMTVDDALRTLRMHRAVRPNNGFLLQLIQLDTKLRHFDV encoded by the exons ATGACTTGCTTCGCCCCAAGTAGCCACAGCGTCATGAAAGGTTTACATCAAATTCTCGTGGAAGTGAAACCCGAACTCAGACCTCTGCCTGGCGTAGCTCTGCTGTCAAATGTGTACGGCAGGAAAACGCCTCCTGCAGATCGGTATTCGTATGGAATAGACTGTGATGAAGTTTTTCCAGGGATATTTGTCGGAGACGA AGGTGCAGCAAGAAACAAGGATTACCTTCGAGGCCTCGGCGTTACCCACGTGTTAAATACGGCAGAGGGTTACCAGTTCGGCCAAGTGGATACCACCAAAGAGTTCTATGCTAGTCATCACATCGAGTACCTTGGGTTACGTCTCATTGATATGCCCCAAGAAGACATATCAGCTCATTTTGACAAGTCTGCAGAATTCATAGAGTCCTGCTTAGAAAGAAAGG GTAAAGTGTTGGTCCACTGCCGTATGGGCATGTCTCGATCTGCAACCATCACCATTGCTTACCTCATGATCAAGAAGGGCATGACAGTGGACGATGCCTTACGCACACTTCGTATGCACCGCGCCGTACGGCCCAATAATGGCTTTCTCCTCCAGCTCATCCAACTGGACACAAAACTAAGGCACTTTGATGTTTAG